The Sardina pilchardus chromosome 5, fSarPil1.1, whole genome shotgun sequence DNA window CACAGGCAGGCCGACCATATGGCAGAGTACAAAGCTTTATTCACAATGCCGGAGAcaggttacaaacacacaagcatcctAGGTGAGCATGAGAGCAGAAGTCTGTCTCAGACAAAGTCTTACCATTTTATAGGACAAAACAGTATTCTTGAAGGATTACATAGAGTATAGAAAAAAGAGCTGTCATGATAAAGAAAACCAATTAAAGAAAACTGTTATTACTCCAGACTCCCTAAGGCGGTTGACCTCCGTCATGGACAAAACAAACCCAAAATAAGTCCTCGTAATGACCATCCTTGAAATGTCTACATTTCTTTAAACTGTAACCAGTTGGACAACAACAACCCAAGTAGATGGTTAACAGCTAAAATGTTGTCTAATTACTGAAAAGTTCCCCACACAAGTACATCAGTGTAATGAATCATAATTAAAGGCATTTAAGAGAAATGAGCCGCTGATGTAGCATGCTGGGAAACCGGTTAAGTATTTGTCACTAGTAGAAAGGCCAAATCGCTTGACTGCCTTATGCCGGTTGCATTTTGCACGTCTACTAATGTGCAATAGTCTGCCAGGGTCACATAGGGCCTATTTATCTATCCTATGGATGACTGGAGGATCATGGGGATTTTTTTTCTATATTGGCCTTTAAAAAGgactgtcttttttttgtgttatgTTTTCAAACTCGTGAACATTTCAATCTATGTTACAGATCTATTTTTTTaacgtaggctatatataaatctATATTTCATCTAAACTATTGTCTTATGTTAAATTACACTAAACAGCTCTGAAGGGTAACAGAAGATCTTTCTTTTCTGAAATAGCCTATTTGGACATTTCTTTGTTATAAGACTTTGAATTTCATGCTTTCATGAGTATGACATTTTGTGTATGACTCTGCCTTTTAAGGACAAAGCCCGATTGACTTCCTGTACAACTTTGTGGAAGTAAACGAAGGCACCGACTCATTTGTGTTTCTTGACAGCCGACCCTCTGCCAGTAAGATTGTCATGTTGTTTTCGAGACACAAAAGATGTAAATGTGTAGGCTTCTAAAAATACACAATCAATTACTGATCTCAAAGCTGCCATATTCTCTCTTAATCACAGATGCAAAGGCCACTTTACTGGTGGCCATCACCATGCCTGACTCTGTGAGAGTAACAGAAGTGGCTATGGTGCAAGAACACGGCACCACCGTGCTTGCAAGAAGTCTTAAAAAGACAGCGCTGGGAAGCTACTTTGCAACAGTGGACAGGGTGCCTGAGGGTAGCTTTGCTGTTCAGGTGAAGGGGATGATCCTCACAGGATCTTTTGAAATCTTCCAGAGACAGTCATCCACCCAGCTTAAGGCCTCGGGTGTAACAGTCACAGTAAGTAGAGCCCAGTCAAAATGGTCAAAGAAATGGATGAAAAAAATCAAAACCTGATATGGACAACTAAAAATGTGTCAGATATCAATTTGCCTCGTCAGAGCATTCTAAAAATGACAGCCGATGTGTAACAGGAAATAACTAAATTAGTGtgactttttgtttttcaggCTCAGACAACGGCTAACCTGAAGCCTGGCATTCCGCTTAGCATCCCTTTCACGGTAGCCTCTGAACATTTCGGAGGAACATTCACTGTCAAAGCGAGGAATGACCGCAAATTCACATTGACCTCCCCCTCTAGGGTGGCTGTAAGCGCCGGCGGACGCACTGAGAGTAGACTGACCATCAAGGCTCCTGCGGTCACCCCCTCAGGCACGGACGTCACACTGACCATCGAGGTCCAGGGTCCTGGAGGCGACTCCAATTATGCTGTGCTCCGCCTCACTGTATTAGCTGAGGTAAACATTCTTTTCAAATTTAAATGCTTTTTTTAGGCCTTATGGGATCAAGAAATGACCAGAGTTAGACTCAAACACGGGCCCTAATAGCCACGTGGACTAGAACATGGTATGGGTGCTGCACATATATCTATGGTGCTGCAACCAGTTGCGTCACAGTGTCCCCCAGTGGAGGTAAACCTTCTGCGAACTACagccattaaagcaacactaaagagtttttcgtcccttaaaataatgtttccaaaatcatttcagcagttcatcaactcgtaacggggtgaacggcacttctgctttcactttgtgGCCCTCtgtcggctataaccgcactctgtaactttaccagatcgggtagcgtatctgtagttcAGTGAAATGATACatgagaaactacaaatttcacttgcttcaatgtcgcaatacatcatactttcataaaatcaagCAACATGCTctgccttgtctgtggacatcggtgttggataaacaaatagcatgcgtgcgacagaggaaaagtgctttagtgttcctttaaagggtAGGTGCAATTTTATTGTCTGTAAAACATTCAGATCTCCCTTAGATCTACTACAGCAGCCAATCAACAGCCTAGCCTATTTACcatcaacaaacaaattcaccaACAGGGCAACCCTTGTGGGCAAGAAACATCACCAACAAGGCAGCCTATCAGTGAATTTCACCGAGGTTGTCAAGCAGGCACCTTCCTTCATCAGTGTTTCATTGAACTAGGCCCACGGCACCTCCAGAGGCCAAAACCGGCTGATTTCTGTTGTTCTGTCGGCAGCATACTGTCGGCTCTAGTGAATATGATCAATAACATCTTGCCTGCGGCACCTTTAAACTGAGGGGATGCTAGAATGCTAGTTTATTGTATGTCTAGATGATGCATCCCTATTGTAGTTTTATCGTCTGGTGTTTGGTCCTTTCAAGGTAACCGACAGCTCCCCGCCGGACTGCCAGGTGACCAGTGTGGACGCTGAGTGCTTTGGCGATTGCAGCCTGTCAACCTGGAAAATGTTCGCCGAGCTGACGGACGGTAAAGGCTCAGGCATCAAGACCATCACAGTCCAAGAGGGCACTGGTACCCTCAGCACCACCGTGAAGCGGCAGGGCGGAGTGGAGGTGACCCAGGCCACCTACAGCGCCTCCTGCTGCTCAGAGAAGGTAGAGCTGGCGGCGGTGGATGCCGCGGGGAACGTGGGCACCTGCTCTTGGGCCATTAAGAAAGAAAGCTTCTGGCATCCTTACTGTACCTGAACACAGTGCatctcatatactgtaggtataacAGAGCTGGGAGTTTTAAATACATTTGAATAAATACGTGTTTGCATCAACAAACCAGACATAGTATGTGTTACCTCTTGTATATCGTGGTGTTACACATTTGAATCAAGATAACACACTTGTCTTTCTGATAAGCTGCCAAGACTATGCAATTTCACATGACATCTCTACTTACAGTATATCGCCAAAAATGAAGTATGACCAACAGGCAGAGTGTCATcgcaacacacatactgtacataagccTACTGCACAGCTATTTGCTAGTTAGCTAACATAACATTCAATACCAACTCATCTACATCCAAGCTGGGCTTGAGactgcactgaaaaaaaaagaaaaaaaacctgaaaaaaCATGACTTTCTTTGGCCTCTGTTTAGAGCCGGCCCTGTCGGTGATCCATTCCTGCCATTAAGGTTGATTGTTTGGATCAGTGCAGCGCTTTTTGAAAAAGGTTTGTCATCACCAACACAACAGCAGAGGACAGCATGACTTGTGCCATCACTTGTGTTCTTTTCAGGAAACAGCCACACATGTGGAAATGTTGATCTATCAAAACATTCCGCACATTCATAGTTATACGGACTATGCTATCAAACTGACATTTGTGTAATTACGAAAGTCAGCCTCAGTCACCGTTGAGCAACAGAGCAGAACAGGGGTTCATGTGCCAATAGCTGTTTCATATTTTATCATTTAATCATCATCTGTTTCCGTCTCTATTCGCACTGGCACAAAACAGGCAGTCTGATGCAATGTTAACAGTTTATGGCACTGTAAATTACATTGCATGAACTGAAATAGAATTTGGTTATACATTTTTGTATAAAGTCGTTAAATTCAGAgacagttttaattaaatataatattttatcATGTCTGTTGAAGATCATCTAGCATCCAGTTCAGTCCATTTAGAAGACTAGTGCTTTTCCATTTACAATATGAAATAACTTAAAATACTGATCACATTACTTCACACATTCCAATCACACActtttattgatgtttatgttttACATACTGTGTAATGGTAGGTAATGCTGTGCATGTATGTCATGTCGGAGGCaacttcaaaacaaaacattctttatgtttcaaatattttttattattattatcatgctTTTAATctgataggaagagagagacaggaagtaagcaggaaagagagatgaggtgggATCGAGAAATGACCAGAGTTAGATTCGAACACGGGTCCTAATGGCCACGTGGACTAGAACATGGTGTGGATGCTGCAACCAGTTGTGCCACAGTGCCCCCCAGTGGGGTAAACCTTCTGCAAACTACAGgcagacccccccaccccccacccccccactcacacacacacacacacacacacacacacacacacacacacactcatgatttATGAGGTTCTCTATCAAATATTACCGATAAACTCTTCAGTCTAAACTAAACTCTGCAGTCACAACAGCAGGAAACAGCACAACTTGTGTCATTACTTGTGTTCTTTTCAGGAAACCGCCACACATGTGGAAATGCTGATCTTATCAAAACATTCCGCACATTCATAGTGGTACGGATTATGCCTATACATTTCCAGGAATTAGCACGAGACTCATTCCCCTTGAACAGTACCGATGGACCAAAATTGAGGGGTCGTAGTTTTAATAATTAAAACGGGAAAGCAAAAGTCTAAGCAAATAGTCCACTGACACTGTAACTTGatagcctgggtgaacccagacaaacTTGTGAGCAAAACGGACATGAATGGATATGGACGATGGGCAAATGGACATTAATGGATATGGACGATGGGCAAACGGACATGAATGAGGCCCTGTCCAGACcaacctgcagagcaaatcccaATTTGCTAACAGGTTCGTCTGGGTCCACCCAGCTAGTAACTCGACACTGTTTAGAAAAAGAAAAGCCAGCTTAGTGATAAAAGTGTACAGATACACAGTCTACAGATAAATAGACTGCAGTCCATCTGTAAAGTTTAAAGATAAACTTTAATACAAGACCTTTAAATGTAATACTTCAATTCAAGTAGTGTAAGTCTGTGAGCTATAGACCCCTTcaatgtttgtaaacatctAGCCTAGCTTGGGTGTGCACACAGCATGTGGTCAGAAAAATGGCACAGCTAACATGGGCAAACGGACACGAATGAGGCCCTGTCCAGATTGACCGTCCTGTCTTGCCTCTGTTCCCCACTGCCTCTCTTGCCCCTGCAGGGCCCTCTGCCCCTCTGGCCTCTTTGCCTACAGGCCACAGAAGTGCTCGCTCAGTTCCCACAGTTTCTTGGCGGCCGCGTCGTCCCTGGCCTTGGGGCCCACCTCCTCCACGGCACAGCGGGCGAAGTAGCGTCCGCTCAGAGGCTCGATGCCCTGCTGCAGGGCACAGTGCAGGGTGGTCTGGGCGCCCGCCTCCACGTCGGCGAAGAAGAGCCGGCCCAGGAGCGACCAGAGACTCCTCCACACGGCACCACCGTGGCGGGCGATGTCCGTCTTGATCACGCCTAGGAGGACATTTTAAAGGAGAGATGAATTCCCCACACCATATTGTGACACTATAAGAAACTATTTATCTTGAAATAGCATAATCAGTAGTTAAATACTGTAAAGTGCTTAGGGAGTCTTGATAAAGCACTACAGAGATGCAAAGTATTTATGATACATGTacttaaaatatttatttcaaatacaaaatagtatttttttactttattgGGTAGAAGAAAATAGCTGAACATTTCTATCAAAATACTTTataggtgtgtatttttgtagtttAAAAATACTGGCAAATATTTTTGGTAAAACCAACACTTTTGGTGACGTGATGACATCttaaaagtgcaaaacaatgaatgAAACCTCTCAGACTTGTGATGCAGAGCAAGAACCCGTAGGTTGCTCACTgcacaataggcctacacttcCTCTCACACCAACCCACTCACTCAACCACATGGTCACTTGTTCACTTgttcacacttactgtacaagtTTGCCTGTTTTTGGTAGAACTTTGGAACAACTTtgactgtgatgtgtgtgtgtcctccaagGCACCTTTCTGGGCCAGGTTTCTGGGCAATGTTATGAGTATTGTTGTTCTGGCACATTCCCTTTGATATTGACCAACTTATTTTTCTTCATAACAAGAATTGTTTTGACATTATTCCCACTGACCTGGATGGAGGCTGTAGCAGGTTACATTTGTGCCCACGAGCCTTTTGGCCAACTCGTGTGTGAAGAGCACATTGCACAACTTGCTCTGGCAGTAGACGGCAAACACGTCCACGCCCGAGTAGCCCACGGCCAGGTCTCTGTGGGTGCTGAGGCAGTTGAAGTCCACGCTCGCCATTCGATGGCCAATGGAGGACACATTCACTACTCTACTCGGACCGCACTCTTTCAGCCGCTCCAGCAGCAAAAGGGTTAACAGGAAGTGACCAAGGTGATTGACACCAAAGATCATTCCAAAGCCATCCTCAGTCTTGCCATCGATTGCAATGCCTGCATCACAAAGTAAATGTTGACCGAAAATAGCATGAACCAGATTGAAAATCAATGTAACCAAATGTCCAAGAGACACTCTAGAATAGATACATCATGGGCCCAATTAAAATGGAGGGTAAAGAGCAAGGTCTGTCATCAATAAGCAAAGTTCTCACACCTGAACTATAGAACTACAGGGAGCAATGAGTTGACTCTTCAATTTAGCAGATTGATATTAGCTCCTTATTGTATTAACATTTTACACACTTTGCACTGTGCCCATGCTACAAATTAGGGCCCCATGTTTGTAAATAAAACGTACCTGCATTATTGATGAGAATATCAAGTCTGGCCTCTCTTTTAAGAAAATCTTCAGCAAAGGAGCGCACCGACTGTAGTTTTGCCAGGTCCAAGTGCATGTACATAACCTCGCTGTTTCCGCTGCTCTGTGAAGAAAGAGCCATTTAAATGTAGAACTCTCCAAAGTTAAGTGTTTAATGGTGGCCTGTACTATTATTTCccccaaaatatatttaaaaaatgcatCTTGAAGTATCATTGTCATCCCAATGCACAAATATCCTATAAACACAGTTGTCAGTAGGCCGCTATATTGC harbors:
- the LOC134080748 gene encoding dehydrogenase/reductase SDR family member 13-like, with the translated sequence MFVYVLLTSLVLLGICLVLRHRFLKLPMCKSTAQLHGKTVIITGSNSGIGKHTALDLARRGARVILACRDQQRAQTAVREIRMSSGNSEVMYMHLDLAKLQSVRSFAEDFLKREARLDILINNAGIAIDGKTEDGFGMIFGVNHLGHFLLTLLLLERLKECGPSRVVNVSSIGHRMASVDFNCLSTHRDLAVGYSGVDVFAVYCQSKLCNVLFTHELAKRLVGTNVTCYSLHPGVIKTDIARHGGAVWRSLWSLLGRLFFADVEAGAQTTLHCALQQGIEPLSGRYFARCAVEEVGPKARDDAAAKKLWELSEHFCGL